One segment of Panicum virgatum strain AP13 chromosome 1K, P.virgatum_v5, whole genome shotgun sequence DNA contains the following:
- the LOC120684526 gene encoding 3-ketoacyl-CoA synthase 11-like encodes MDNPAPPPNAAAGAPSPSRRLPDFQQSVRLKYVKLGYHYLISHGMYLLLTPLMALVAVHLSTLSPRDVADLWAHLRLNLVSVLACSALLVFLATAYFLTRPRPVYLVDFACYKPGPERRCSRDTFMRCSRLTGSFSDASLEFQRKILERSGLGEDTYLPPAVTSVPPSPSMDAARAEAREVMFGAVDELLAKTGVRPKDIGVLVVNCSLFNPTPSLSAIVVNHYKLRGNIVSYNLGGMGCSAGLLSVDLAKDLLQTHPGSYALVISTENITLNWYSGNDRSKLVSNCLFRMGGAAVLLSNRGADRRRAKYELVHTVRTHKGADDRCFGCVTQEEDGEGRVGVSLSRDLMAVAGDALKTNITTLGPLVLPLSEQLLFMASLAARKLLGAKRVRRPYIPDFKLAFEHFCIHAGGRAVLDELESNLALTDWHMEPSRMTLHRFGNTSSSSLWYELAYSEAKGRIRRRDRVWQIAFGSGFKCNSAVWRALRSVNPAEETANPWMDEIDRFPVDVPKVSKVSSD; translated from the coding sequence ATGGACaaccccgcgccgccaccgaatgccgcggccggcgcgccgtcgccgtcgcggcggctGCCGGACTTCCAGCAGTCGGTGCGTCTCAAGTACGTGAAGCTGGGGTACCACTACCTCATCTCCCACGGCATGTACCTGCTGCTCACCCCGCTGATGGCGCTCGTGGCCGTGCACCTCTCCACGCTCTCCCCGCGCGACGTCGCCGACCTGTGGGCGCACCTCCGCCTCAACCTCGTCTCCGTGCTCGCCTGCTCCgcgctcctcgtcttcctcgccACCGCCTACTTCCTCACCCGGCCGCGCCCCGTGTACCTGGTCGACTTCGCCTGCTACAAGCCGGGGCCCGAGCGCCGGTGCTCGCGCGACACCTTCATGCGCTGCTCCCGCCTCACGGGCTCCTTCTCTGACGCCAGCCTCGAGTTCCAGCGCAAGATCCTCGAGCGCTCAGGGCTCGGCGAGGACACGTACCTGCCCCCCGCCGTCACGAGCGTGCCGCCCAGCCCGTCCATGGACGCGGCGCGCGCCGAGGCGCGGGAGGTCATGTTCGGCGCCGTGGACGAGCTGCTCGCCAAGACGGGCGTGCGGCCCAAGGACATCGGCGTCCTGGTCGTCAACTGCAGCCTCTTCAACCCGACGCCGTCGCTGTCGGCCATAGTGGTGAACCACTACAAGCTCCGGGGCAACATCGTGAGCTACAACCTCGGCGGCATGGGCTGCAGCGCCGGGCTGCTGTCCGTGGACCTCGCCAAGGACCTGCTGCAGACGCACCCGGGGTCGTACGCGCTGGTGATCAGCACGGAGAACATCACGCTCAACTGGTACTCGGGCAACGACCGCTCCAAGCTCGTGTCCAACTGCCTGTTCCGGATgggtggcgcggcggtgctGCTCTCCAACCGGGGCGCCGACCGGCGGCGCGCCAAGTACGAGCTGGTGCACACCGTGCGCACGCACAAGGGCGCCGACGACCGGTGCTTCGGGTGCGTGAcgcaggaggaggacggcgagggCCGCGTCGGCGTGTCGCTGTCGCGGGACCTGatggccgtcgccggcgacgcgctcAAGACCAACATCACGACGCTGGGCCCGCTGGTGCTGCCGCTGTCGGAGCAGCTGCTGTTCATGGCGTCGCTGGCCGCCAGGAAGCTGCTCGGGGCGAAGCGGGTGCGGCGGCCGTACATCCCGGACTTCAAGCTGGCGTTCGAGCACTTCTGCAtccacgccggcggccgcgccgtgcTGGACGAGCTGGAGAGCAACCTGGCGCTCACGGACTGGCACATGGAGCCGTCGCGGATGACGCTGCACCGGTTCGGGAACACGTCCAGCAGCTCGCTCTGGTACGAGCTCGCCTACAGCGAGGCCAAGGGCAGGATCCGGCGGCGCGACCGGGTGTGGCAGATCGCCTTCGGGTCGGGGTTCAAGTGCAACAGCGCCGTGTGGCGGGCGCTCCGGTCGGTGAACCCGGCGGAGGAGACCGCCAACCCGTGGATGGACGAGATCGACAGGTTCCCCGTGGATGTTCCCAAGGTCTCCAAGGTTTCCAGCGACTGA